From one Caldithrix abyssi DSM 13497 genomic stretch:
- a CDS encoding GAF domain-containing protein, with amino-acid sequence MSSSVVYFVVLFLLTFVGIFVNPESWGAWGRLLFKISLFGGISVMLYRLWSEYQDETEEDESEVPDEQQLTRNQSPFFDNQAALFSRALQKNPEVMDLLKKQFSVIWNLILPHNGFLLLMLPKREIVLLHKIVRNDIFRSPKNKPIPVLNLIDSAQGFLVENHVQNGSNLIPFYVPQSYVPRSFLAFRTELAEELYLYWLFDAELADFFNEEDRATLNKINDLTMTYLSNVLIMEKLKEEAHEKSKMLELMEEVASTKSLRTAVERFCDFLVHEFQASKLTIAFRKDFDLNQARGMVFYAIGKEDPFKAGTEFVLEEGLNGWVILKNRPYLLDDIEKGEYFVPRFSRQEKTNYGLRAFLSVPVEYQEQAIGMVTLEDEKSGKFKTTDKERLQRYTALFSNAINRLIYEKQVGG; translated from the coding sequence ATGAGTTCATCGGTGGTTTATTTTGTCGTTCTTTTTTTGTTAACGTTTGTTGGCATTTTTGTCAATCCGGAATCCTGGGGAGCCTGGGGCCGGCTATTGTTCAAGATTTCGCTCTTTGGCGGGATCAGCGTTATGCTTTATCGTTTATGGAGCGAATATCAGGATGAAACAGAAGAAGATGAGAGTGAAGTCCCTGATGAGCAGCAATTAACCAGAAATCAGAGTCCGTTCTTTGACAACCAGGCGGCCTTGTTTTCCCGGGCCCTGCAAAAGAATCCGGAAGTGATGGATCTATTAAAGAAACAATTTTCGGTGATCTGGAACTTGATTCTGCCTCACAATGGATTTTTACTTTTAATGCTACCCAAACGGGAAATCGTCCTTTTACACAAAATAGTACGGAACGATATCTTTCGTTCTCCTAAAAATAAACCGATTCCCGTTTTAAATTTGATCGATAGCGCGCAGGGCTTTTTAGTGGAAAACCACGTGCAAAACGGATCCAATCTGATCCCGTTTTATGTTCCACAGTCCTATGTTCCGCGTTCTTTTCTGGCCTTTCGTACCGAGCTGGCAGAGGAGCTGTATTTGTACTGGTTGTTTGATGCGGAGCTGGCAGATTTTTTTAATGAAGAAGACCGGGCTACTCTTAACAAGATTAATGACCTGACCATGACGTATTTATCAAATGTCTTAATCATGGAAAAACTGAAAGAGGAAGCCCACGAAAAAAGCAAGATGCTTGAGCTGATGGAGGAGGTCGCATCCACCAAAAGTTTAAGAACGGCCGTTGAAAGATTTTGCGACTTTTTGGTGCATGAATTCCAGGCCAGCAAACTGACTATCGCCTTCAGGAAAGATTTTGACCTGAACCAGGCGCGCGGTATGGTGTTTTATGCTATCGGCAAAGAAGACCCATTCAAGGCCGGAACCGAATTTGTGCTTGAAGAGGGATTGAACGGCTGGGTAATATTGAAAAATCGCCCCTATTTACTGGATGATATTGAGAAGGGCGAATACTTTGTGCCGCGTTTCAGCCGCCAGGAAAAAACTAATTACGGCCTGCGGGCCTTTTTATCGGTGCCTGTTGAATATCAGGAACAGGCCATCGGTATGGTCACCCTGGAAGATGAAAAATCCGGGAAATTTAAAACAACAGACAAAGAGCGCCTTCAACGATATACGGCGCTATTTTCGAATGCAATAAACCGATTAATATATGAAAAACAAGTTGGAGGATAA
- a CDS encoding zf-HC2 domain-containing protein: MISCDTAKRMLSDYIESNLPSEDQAAVDDHLNHCAECKHVFDDVMFLTVKLRQLPPITTSEDFDSQLRLRISGEFSSESPSTFNKRSLTFGLSGAALIAMITFFVLTTLNTPTITVQETATPGRMAPQQQQMASPILAQPSITKSNMRTFQNRQDTVKNNPAVIDRDQLKLVDQEKH; encoded by the coding sequence ATGATCAGTTGTGATACTGCAAAACGGATGTTATCCGATTACATTGAGAGTAACCTCCCATCTGAAGATCAAGCCGCAGTGGATGATCATCTAAATCATTGTGCGGAGTGCAAGCACGTTTTCGACGATGTCATGTTTCTCACCGTAAAGCTGCGACAATTGCCTCCCATTACGACTTCAGAAGATTTTGATTCGCAATTACGATTAAGGATTTCCGGAGAGTTTTCCAGTGAATCGCCTTCGACATTCAACAAACGAAGCTTAACCTTTGGGCTGTCTGGCGCCGCGTTAATTGCCATGATTACCTTTTTTGTTCTGACGACACTCAATACGCCCACAATTACGGTGCAAGAAACGGCAACACCCGGGAGGATGGCACCTCAGCAACAACAAATGGCGTCTCCCATTCTGGCTCAACCATCCATCACCAAGTCGAATATGCGTACTTTTCAGAATCGACAGGATACGGTTAAAAATAATCCGGCTGTGATTGATAGGGACCAGCTCAAATTGGTTGACCAGGAAAAGCACTAA
- a CDS encoding RNA polymerase sigma factor, whose product MVKTEKDLKTKDSPTDEELIARFQQGDNYAFDLLVKRYKDPLMNFVFRFVGEREEAEDIVQETFLRLFKNKHYYREIAKFSTWIYTIAGNLAKTELRRRRRRKLLSISSFMTSEKDYDIPDEESNPERETNTVVTDRIIQKAIDKLSPKFKQVIILRDIQGFSYEEIAEIVGIPLGTVKSRVNRARLKLQEDLKHLMNEQ is encoded by the coding sequence ATGGTAAAAACGGAAAAGGACTTAAAGACAAAGGATTCTCCGACAGACGAAGAGTTAATTGCCCGTTTTCAGCAAGGCGATAATTACGCCTTTGATTTGCTGGTAAAACGCTACAAAGATCCTTTGATGAATTTTGTATTTCGCTTTGTCGGAGAAAGAGAAGAAGCGGAAGATATAGTCCAGGAGACATTTTTAAGGCTATTTAAAAACAAGCACTATTATCGCGAAATAGCCAAGTTCTCGACCTGGATTTACACCATTGCCGGTAATCTGGCAAAAACTGAGCTGCGCAGACGCAGAAGGCGAAAATTACTGTCGATCAGTTCATTCATGACCAGTGAAAAGGATTATGATATTCCGGACGAAGAGAGTAATCCTGAAAGAGAAACCAATACAGTGGTTACCGATAGGATCATCCAGAAAGCGATTGATAAATTGTCGCCGAAATTTAAGCAGGTTATCATCCTGCGCGATATTCAGGGGTTTTCGTATGAAGAGATTGCAGAAATTGTTGGCATTCCTCTGGGAACCGTTAAATCGCGTGTCAACCGGGCACGATTAAAATTGCAAGAGGACCTAAAACATTTGATGAATGAACAATAA
- the holA gene encoding DNA polymerase III subunit delta has translation MKTPVQVLKEIDENRIDSVYFLVGGEKFFHDQVINALSRKLFTDRGSRDLNEITLYGTENTQSEVLSQFSAYPMLADKKLVIVREFNKMKIEDDATFKKYLTKPPKFSVLVLCASEAPRNKFFKSLAEAATVVDCKPIRENQLPEWVKQYCHTLGRGIEDQAIHFLVANVGNDILTLKNEIEKVISFKTDEGPITVDDLHETSGVYREANIFALQKALAQRQLGKSLNITHQLMEAGIDPTMINAVLFAFFRKSLMAASLRRQGLNIRQVAQKMKMADFQMRDINVVLQKYNFDQIKKAIKLLNDFDLAQKGIKSSSLQHLELLCYQICRL, from the coding sequence ATGAAGACACCCGTACAGGTGTTAAAAGAAATTGATGAAAATCGCATCGATTCCGTTTATTTTTTAGTTGGCGGAGAAAAGTTCTTCCACGATCAGGTGATTAATGCGCTTTCACGCAAGTTATTTACCGATCGTGGCAGTCGCGATCTCAATGAAATCACACTCTACGGAACGGAAAATACGCAGTCGGAAGTGCTGTCGCAGTTTAGCGCCTATCCCATGCTGGCAGACAAAAAACTGGTCATTGTGCGCGAATTCAATAAAATGAAAATAGAAGACGATGCGACGTTCAAGAAATATCTGACAAAGCCTCCAAAATTTTCGGTTCTTGTCTTGTGCGCCAGCGAAGCGCCTCGAAACAAATTTTTTAAATCTCTGGCAGAAGCAGCCACGGTGGTGGATTGCAAACCCATCCGCGAAAATCAACTGCCGGAATGGGTAAAACAATATTGCCACACACTGGGGCGGGGGATTGAAGACCAGGCGATTCATTTTTTAGTGGCCAATGTGGGCAATGATATTTTGACGTTAAAGAACGAAATCGAAAAAGTGATCAGCTTTAAGACAGACGAAGGGCCGATTACCGTTGATGATTTACACGAGACCTCCGGCGTTTACCGTGAGGCCAATATTTTTGCCCTGCAAAAAGCGTTGGCCCAGCGCCAGCTTGGCAAAAGTTTGAATATTACACATCAATTAATGGAAGCCGGAATCGATCCGACAATGATAAATGCGGTCTTATTCGCCTTTTTCAGAAAATCGTTAATGGCTGCATCGTTGAGGCGCCAGGGATTGAACATCCGGCAGGTCGCTCAAAAGATGAAAATGGCAGATTTTCAGATGCGCGATATTAATGTTGTTTTGCAAAAATACAATTTCGACCAGATTAAGAAGGCGATTAAATTATTAAACGATTTTGATCTGGCGCAGAAGGGAATTAAGTCTTCCAGTTTACAACATTTGGAACTTTTGTGTTACCAGATTTGCAGATTGTAA
- a CDS encoding sodium-dependent transporter, which produces MAKSKDFFTSRYGLIAATIGMAVGAGNIWRFPRLAGQYGGSFLIPWLLFLFLWSIPLLIVEFGVGKKTRKGTIGAFSKINKRFTWLGWFVGFCTTAILFYYSVVCGWSLKYFLLAVQGKIFTINHEQMWQSFTHFNPEALLYHFAAIALGVFIIYRGIVRGVERFSKIIVPLLFVLLLLAAVRAITLPNAEIGLHYFFRIEMHQFLNYRLWLDALSQSAWSTGAGWGLLLTYAIYARNQENIVSNSFLTGIGNNLASILAGLAIIPTVFALSANLDQAHEVLGAGNQGLAFIALPQLFEKMPAGLFFVSVFFLSLFFAALSSLISMIELATRVLMDFGLKRKRAVLSIGLATFLFGAPSALSLEFFNNQDWVWGLGLLLSGLFFAFVVNWIGVETFLSEWVNLDLKRRGLKIGGTILFKFLIPLQFVAMLGWWFWQAIQWNPETWWHPLRTYSLGTTLLQWMAVIAAGLWATKHFVRWLAAVKETE; this is translated from the coding sequence ATGGCAAAAAGTAAAGACTTTTTTACTTCCCGTTACGGTCTGATTGCGGCCACCATTGGCATGGCCGTGGGGGCGGGCAACATCTGGCGTTTTCCGCGACTGGCGGGACAATATGGCGGATCTTTTTTAATTCCCTGGTTACTGTTTCTGTTTTTGTGGTCCATTCCACTTTTAATCGTTGAATTCGGCGTCGGCAAAAAAACGCGTAAGGGAACCATAGGCGCATTTAGCAAGATAAACAAGCGGTTCACCTGGCTGGGCTGGTTTGTGGGCTTTTGCACCACCGCCATTTTGTTCTATTACTCAGTGGTTTGCGGCTGGAGTCTGAAATATTTTTTGCTGGCTGTGCAGGGAAAAATCTTTACGATCAATCATGAACAGATGTGGCAGTCGTTTACACATTTTAATCCGGAAGCGCTACTCTATCATTTTGCGGCCATCGCCCTGGGCGTTTTTATAATTTACCGCGGCATTGTACGGGGTGTGGAGCGATTTTCTAAAATTATTGTGCCGTTGTTGTTTGTGCTTTTGCTGCTGGCTGCGGTGCGGGCTATAACGCTTCCAAATGCAGAAATCGGTCTGCATTATTTTTTTAGAATAGAAATGCACCAGTTCTTGAACTATCGCCTCTGGCTGGATGCCCTTTCGCAGTCGGCCTGGTCCACCGGGGCGGGCTGGGGCCTGCTTTTAACTTACGCCATTTACGCCCGCAATCAGGAGAACATTGTGAGCAATTCTTTTCTTACGGGCATTGGCAACAACCTGGCATCGATTCTGGCCGGGTTGGCCATCATTCCCACGGTTTTTGCGCTTTCTGCAAATCTGGATCAAGCTCACGAGGTTCTGGGAGCCGGAAATCAGGGCCTGGCCTTTATTGCCCTGCCACAGTTGTTTGAAAAGATGCCCGCCGGTCTGTTTTTTGTTTCGGTCTTTTTCCTTTCGCTCTTTTTTGCCGCTCTTTCCAGTCTGATCTCCATGATCGAACTGGCTACGCGCGTTTTAATGGACTTTGGCCTGAAGAGAAAAAGAGCCGTGTTGAGCATCGGATTGGCCACTTTTCTGTTCGGCGCCCCCTCGGCTCTTTCACTCGAATTCTTTAATAATCAGGACTGGGTGTGGGGGCTGGGCCTATTATTAAGCGGCCTGTTTTTTGCATTCGTTGTAAACTGGATTGGGGTGGAAACCTTCTTGAGCGAATGGGTAAATTTAGATTTAAAACGCCGTGGGTTAAAAATTGGCGGAACGATTTTGTTCAAATTTTTAATTCCCCTGCAGTTTGTAGCCATGCTGGGCTGGTGGTTCTGGCAGGCGATTCAGTGGAACCCTGAAACATGGTGGCATCCCTTGCGTACGTACAGTCTGGGGACGACCCTCCTGCAATGGATGGCGGTTATTGCAGCAGGGCTGTGGGCAACAAAACATTTTGTCAGGTGGCTTGCGGCGGTAAAAGAAACTGAATAG
- a CDS encoding undecaprenyl-diphosphate phosphatase, with protein MDELIKAIVLGTIQGLTEFLPISSSGHLVIFSHLLNFEGAGLMFDVFMHLGTLFSIFVLFRKELWQMIISPLAMIRGNPTQENRYYWRWDLYVILASIPAAVIGLTFEDQIEQIFGSVIAAFAFLFVTGLMMASIPFIKNRSKDITAPMSFLMGFAQALAILPGISRSGSTIFVGILSGGDREKVARFSFIMSIPAVAGAVLLKLKHLIGNPVTSSELINIALGTLFSFAFGCLAIWWLLDFVKKGKIQWFGYYCLALSTAGLIYYLF; from the coding sequence ATGGATGAATTAATTAAAGCCATTGTATTGGGGACGATTCAAGGGCTAACCGAGTTTCTTCCTATTTCCAGTTCTGGACATCTGGTAATATTTTCACATCTTCTAAATTTTGAAGGAGCGGGGTTAATGTTCGATGTTTTTATGCACCTGGGGACGTTGTTTTCTATTTTTGTTTTATTCAGAAAAGAATTATGGCAGATGATTATCAGTCCCCTGGCCATGATCCGTGGAAATCCAACCCAAGAGAACCGCTATTACTGGCGCTGGGATTTGTACGTGATTTTAGCTTCCATTCCTGCTGCCGTAATTGGGCTGACCTTTGAGGATCAGATTGAACAAATTTTTGGTAGCGTAATAGCGGCCTTTGCTTTTTTGTTTGTCACCGGTTTAATGATGGCCTCCATTCCTTTTATTAAAAATCGCAGTAAAGATATTACCGCGCCCATGTCTTTTTTAATGGGGTTTGCGCAGGCCCTTGCCATTTTACCGGGTATTTCGCGCAGTGGAAGCACCATCTTTGTGGGCATTTTAAGCGGCGGCGATCGAGAGAAAGTAGCCCGCTTTTCATTTATCATGTCCATCCCGGCTGTAGCTGGCGCCGTGCTCTTAAAACTGAAACATTTAATCGGAAACCCTGTAACTTCTTCGGAATTGATTAATATTGCCTTAGGAACGCTTTTTTCTTTTGCGTTTGGATGCCTGGCCATCTGGTGGTTGCTGGACTTTGTAAAAAAAGGAAAGATTCAGTGGTTCGGATATTACTGCCTGGCGCTTTCAACCGCTGGGCTGATTTATTATTTATTTTAG
- a CDS encoding IS1182 family transposase translates to MSFITYNRSQMNLFGYSVEDFARDDPKSRFVVELVSRLDLSALYSRYSSQGGDSYAPDMMLALWFYAYSNGITSTRKLEELCKFDTRYIYITGNQHPDHSTLSRFRKAHLDLLDQYFVEILLIAQAEGISSFNQIAIDGTKIKAHSSKRHGYTEDQLDKRIEKLRAEIKQYMQRCNFVEQGATDELDLETLRAEKERLERLEKEILERKAQLKERKKQLKSEHRSRHQINVKEPDARMMPSVDGPGYNAQLGVDMSSHLIVAHEVVSQPNDQGQFIPIQEQVEKNLGSDDKRSYTADSGYHNSADLKELEEKQIDAVIADPQLSNRSIKETPTSKEELQKEERKLKRSDFVYHEQGDYYECPAGKKLFPVERNSERIVYRSNDCQDCPLINLCISSKKKVKQIHRSVNESYCERMAKKLQTSAAQERLKKRSVTVEPVFGNLKHNLGYRGFSLSGLNNVRSEFTLMCIGHNINVLFKNMLGKRLAAFITASQEKDDLLILFSKNILAFLILYFAQRLRMRKNYQYRRI, encoded by the coding sequence ATGAGTTTTATTACTTATAATCGCTCACAAATGAATCTCTTTGGCTATAGTGTGGAAGATTTTGCCAGAGACGATCCAAAGAGTCGATTTGTAGTGGAGTTGGTTTCGCGCCTTGATTTAAGTGCACTTTATTCCCGTTATAGTTCGCAAGGCGGTGATTCTTATGCCCCAGACATGATGCTTGCCTTATGGTTTTATGCTTATAGTAACGGCATTACCAGCACCCGTAAGCTGGAGGAATTGTGTAAATTTGATACGCGCTACATTTATATCACTGGGAATCAGCATCCGGATCATAGTACATTAAGTCGTTTTCGCAAGGCACATTTGGATTTATTAGACCAATATTTTGTAGAGATACTTTTAATTGCCCAGGCCGAAGGCATAAGTAGTTTCAACCAGATAGCCATAGATGGCACGAAAATCAAAGCGCACAGCAGTAAGCGTCATGGCTACACTGAGGATCAATTAGACAAACGTATAGAGAAGTTAAGAGCAGAGATCAAGCAATACATGCAGCGCTGTAATTTTGTAGAACAGGGGGCCACGGATGAATTAGATTTAGAAACTCTTCGAGCGGAGAAAGAACGGCTTGAGCGCTTAGAGAAAGAGATATTAGAACGTAAAGCCCAATTGAAAGAGCGTAAGAAACAGCTCAAATCAGAACATCGTTCAAGACATCAAATAAATGTAAAAGAGCCGGATGCCCGCATGATGCCTTCGGTGGATGGGCCGGGTTATAACGCACAATTAGGCGTAGATATGTCGAGTCATTTAATTGTAGCCCATGAAGTGGTAAGCCAGCCCAACGACCAGGGTCAATTCATACCGATCCAAGAACAAGTAGAGAAGAATCTTGGTTCAGATGATAAGCGATCTTACACAGCCGATTCCGGTTATCACAATAGCGCAGACCTAAAAGAATTGGAAGAAAAGCAGATCGATGCCGTAATAGCCGATCCCCAGTTATCCAATCGTTCGATAAAGGAGACACCGACCTCCAAGGAAGAATTGCAAAAAGAAGAAAGAAAACTAAAACGAAGTGATTTTGTGTATCATGAACAGGGAGATTACTATGAATGTCCGGCGGGTAAGAAGCTTTTTCCAGTTGAGAGGAATAGCGAACGGATCGTATATCGTTCCAATGATTGTCAGGACTGTCCCTTAATTAATTTATGTATTTCCAGTAAAAAGAAAGTTAAGCAAATCCATCGTTCAGTTAATGAGAGTTATTGCGAACGTATGGCGAAAAAGTTACAAACTTCAGCGGCGCAGGAACGACTAAAGAAGCGTTCGGTGACAGTTGAACCTGTTTTTGGTAATTTGAAGCATAATTTAGGCTATCGTGGATTTTCCTTATCTGGTCTTAATAATGTTCGTAGTGAATTTACGTTAATGTGTATTGGGCATAATATTAATGTTCTATTTAAAAATATGTTAGGGAAACGTTTAGCAGCGTTTATAACAGCATCACAAGAAAAAGATGATCTATTAATTTTATTTTCAAAGAATATTTTGGCGTTTTTAATTCTATATTTTGCCCAACGTTTAAGAATGAGAAAAAATTATCAATATCGGAGAATATAA
- a CDS encoding glutaredoxin family protein, protein MPATAQPKVVIFTTPTCSFCNAAKRYFREKKIKFKDIDVSRDQRAARDMVRITGQSGVPVILINNRPIVGFDKPKINRLLGIK, encoded by the coding sequence ATGCCAGCTACAGCGCAACCCAAAGTAGTTATCTTTACGACGCCGACATGCAGTTTTTGTAATGCGGCCAAGCGTTACTTTAGAGAAAAAAAAATTAAATTTAAAGACATAGACGTCTCGAGGGATCAGCGTGCCGCCAGAGATATGGTGCGTATTACGGGTCAATCGGGCGTTCCGGTAATTTTGATTAATAATCGTCCGATTGTAGGATTTGACAAACCAAAAATTAACAGGTTATTGGGAATAAAGTAA
- a CDS encoding co-chaperone GroES, whose product MKIKPLDDRVLIELIEEEEEKVGTIIIPDTAKEKPRMGTVVAVGTDEDLQEKIKEGDKIIFSKYSGDEVKVGDKEYLIIQRSDILAKVE is encoded by the coding sequence GTGAAGATTAAACCATTAGATGATCGGGTTCTTATTGAGTTGATTGAAGAGGAAGAGGAAAAGGTAGGTACCATTATCATTCCTGATACGGCCAAAGAAAAACCCCGCATGGGTACAGTAGTTGCCGTTGGCACCGACGAAGACCTGCAGGAAAAGATTAAAGAAGGCGACAAAATTATCTTCTCCAAATACTCCGGCGACGAGGTCAAAGTTGGTGACAAAGAATATTTGATCATTCAACGCAGTGATATTTTGGCGAAAGTCGAGTAA
- the glmS gene encoding glutamine--fructose-6-phosphate transaminase (isomerizing), protein MCGIVGYLGNREAALILINGLKRLEYRGYDSAGIATLSNGDMFVVKEVGKIRKLEEAIAEKTPPGTVGIGHTRWATHGKPNQINAHPHTDCSGKIVLIHNGIIENYSVLKQLLEKTGHSFKSDTDTEIVAHLIEELYDGTNFEQAFREALQRIEGTFGIAVLNKDEPDKIYVARKGSPIVIGVGEDEYFVASDVTPLIPHTRNVFYLEDDEMAILTRQGIITKTIQNKVVEKQVQRITLQLDDIEKQGFEHYMLKEIFEQPKTIMDTMRGRILREEGLVKLGGLAEVEDKLMHAGRIIIVASGTSWHAGLIGEYLLEEFCRIPVEVEYASEFRYRNPIINENDIIIAISQSGETADTLAALREGKHKGALVLGIVNAVGSTIARETHAGVYIHAGPEIGVASTKAFTSQVTALVLITILIARKKYMSVVQGKQMLDDLQKIPANVEKILAQNDYIRELAETYYSQRNFLYLGRGYNFPVALEGALKLKEISYIHAEGYPAAEMKHGPIALIDENMPVVFIATQDAIYDKVISNIQEVKARKGRVICVANEGDEQIEKHADHVIYIPYTCKALTPLLSVIPLQLLAYHIAVLRGCDVDQPRNLAKSVTVE, encoded by the coding sequence ATGTGCGGGATTGTCGGATATCTGGGGAATAGGGAAGCCGCCCTGATTTTAATTAACGGGTTAAAGCGTTTGGAATACCGCGGATATGATTCCGCGGGCATTGCCACCCTGAGCAATGGCGATATGTTTGTCGTAAAAGAGGTTGGTAAAATCCGCAAGCTGGAAGAGGCCATTGCAGAAAAAACGCCGCCCGGCACCGTGGGCATTGGACACACGCGCTGGGCAACCCATGGAAAGCCCAATCAAATTAATGCGCATCCGCACACCGATTGCAGCGGGAAGATCGTTTTGATCCACAATGGGATTATCGAAAATTACTCCGTCCTTAAACAATTGTTGGAGAAAACCGGCCACTCTTTTAAGTCGGATACGGACACGGAAATTGTCGCTCACCTCATTGAGGAGTTGTACGACGGCACCAATTTTGAACAGGCCTTTCGCGAAGCGCTGCAACGCATCGAAGGCACCTTTGGCATTGCCGTGCTCAATAAAGACGAGCCGGATAAAATCTATGTGGCGCGCAAGGGAAGTCCCATCGTGATTGGCGTGGGCGAGGACGAGTATTTCGTCGCTTCCGATGTTACGCCTCTGATTCCCCATACGCGCAATGTGTTTTATCTGGAAGATGACGAAATGGCCATTTTAACGCGTCAGGGCATCATTACAAAGACCATCCAGAATAAGGTCGTTGAAAAACAGGTGCAGCGAATTACCCTTCAGTTAGACGACATCGAAAAGCAGGGTTTTGAACACTACATGCTCAAAGAAATTTTTGAGCAACCCAAAACCATCATGGACACCATGCGCGGTCGAATTTTGCGTGAAGAAGGCCTGGTAAAACTGGGCGGTCTGGCAGAAGTGGAAGATAAGTTGATGCATGCCGGCAGAATTATTATTGTTGCTTCTGGCACGTCGTGGCATGCCGGCTTGATCGGCGAATACTTGTTAGAAGAGTTCTGCCGCATTCCCGTAGAAGTGGAGTATGCTTCGGAGTTCCGCTATCGAAATCCAATCATCAATGAAAATGATATCATCATTGCCATCTCGCAATCGGGCGAAACGGCCGATACCCTGGCCGCTTTACGTGAAGGCAAACATAAAGGCGCGCTGGTGCTGGGTATTGTTAACGCGGTGGGCTCCACCATTGCCCGCGAAACGCACGCCGGCGTTTACATTCACGCCGGACCGGAAATCGGCGTGGCCAGTACAAAGGCCTTTACATCGCAGGTTACCGCGCTGGTTTTGATAACCATCCTGATTGCCCGTAAAAAATACATGTCGGTTGTGCAGGGCAAGCAAATGCTCGACGACCTGCAAAAGATCCCTGCAAATGTGGAAAAAATTCTCGCTCAAAATGATTACATCAGAGAGCTGGCCGAAACCTATTATTCGCAGCGTAACTTTTTATACCTGGGCCGCGGCTACAACTTTCCCGTTGCGTTGGAGGGGGCATTAAAGCTAAAAGAGATCTCTTACATCCATGCCGAGGGCTACCCGGCGGCAGAGATGAAGCACGGGCCCATTGCCTTAATCGATGAAAACATGCCTGTGGTGTTTATTGCCACTCAGGATGCTATTTATGATAAAGTAATCAGCAATATTCAGGAGGTGAAGGCGCGCAAGGGGCGCGTTATTTGTGTGGCCAATGAGGGCGACGAACAAATTGAAAAGCATGCGGATCATGTTATTTATATTCCATACACCTGCAAGGCATTAACGCCGTTGTTGAGCGTTATTCCCTTGCAGCTGCTGGCTTACCATATTGCGGTACTGCGTGGCTGCGATGTGGATCAGCCGCGCAATCTGGCGAAAAGCGTAACTGTAGAATAA